One region of Bubalus kerabau isolate K-KA32 ecotype Philippines breed swamp buffalo chromosome 6, PCC_UOA_SB_1v2, whole genome shotgun sequence genomic DNA includes:
- the LOC129655877 gene encoding olfactory receptor 6N2-like, which yields MVRVVKLKKSFEKQCYSALLSCAQHSAPGGPLLRASQTQQPQGGQQGAPGKPAFPGTQDINKEVFGGAIDLVNHTWTQSFLLAGFTTPGALRPLAFLGTLCIYLLTLAGNLFIIVLVQADSRLSTPMYFFISGLSFLELWYVSTTVPTLLHTLLRGLSPISPTVCFVQLYVFHSLGMTECYLLGVMALDRYFAICHPLHYHALMSRQVQLWLAGATWVAGFSAALVPASLTATLPFCLKEVAHYFCDLAPLMRLACVDTGWHAQVHIAVIGIINACNLVLILGLYGGILRAVLKLPSAASRAKAFSTCSSHVTVVVLFFASAFIVYVGPPESRPEGTDKLLALVYTFLTPFLNPIIYTFRNKEVREAVRRITQSIKAMMKRP from the exons ATGGTCAGGGTTGTAAAGTTGAAAAAGTCATTTGAGAAACAGTGCTACTCTGCATTGCTTTCCTGCGCCCAACATTCTGCCCCAGGGGGACCCCTACTAAGAGCTAGTCAAACCCAGCAACCCCAGGGAGGACAGCAAGGAGCCCCTGGGAAGCCAGCATTTCCAGGAACACAAGACATAAATAAGGAAGTGTTTGGAG GAGCCATTGACCTTGTCAATCACACATGGACCCAGAGTTTTCTCCTTGCTGGTTTCACTACTCCTGGAGCCCTGCGACCTCTTGCTTTCTTGGGGACACTGTGCATCTATCTCCTCACCCTGGCAGGGAACTTGTTCATCATTGTGCTGGTTCAGGCAGATTCCAGGCTGTCcacacccatgtacttcttcATCAGTGGCCTCTCCTTCTTGGAACTCTGGTATGTCAGCACCACAGTGCCCACGCTGCTGCACACCTTGCTCCGTGGGCTTTCACCCATCTCACCAACTGTGTGCTTTGTCCAGCTCTATGTCTTCCATTcactgggcatgactgagtgctACCTGTTGGGTGTCATGGCACTGGACCGCTACTTTGCCATCTGTCACCCACTGCACTACCATGCTCTTATGAGCAGACAGGTACAGTTATGGCTAGCAGGGGCCACCTGGGTGGCTGGCTTCTCAGCTGCACTTGTGCCAGCAAGCCTCACAGCTACTCTGCCCTTCTGCTTAAAAGAGGTGGCTCATTACTTCTGTGACCTGGCACCACTAATGAGGCTGGCGTGTGTGGACACAGGTTGGCATGCTCAAGTCCACATTGCAGTGATTGGCATTATCAATGCTTGCAACCTTGTGCTCATTTTAGGACTGTATGGGGGTATCCTAAGAGCTGTGCTGAAGCTACCCTCAGCTGCCAGCCGTGCCAAGGCCTTTTCCACCTGTTCCTCCCATGTAACTGTAGTGGTGCTATTCTTTGCCTCTGCTTTCATTGTCTATGTGGGGCCACCTGAGAGTCGCCCTGAAGGCACTGACAAACTTCTTGCCTTGGTGTATACTTTTCTGACCCCTTTTCTCAACCCCATCATTTACACTTTTCGTAACAAAGAAGTGAGAGAGGCTGTCAGGAGAATCACCCAAAGCATTAAGGCTATGATGAAGAGACCCTGA